In Chitinophagaceae bacterium, the DNA window CACTCAATTCATTAAAAGTAGAGGAGAATGGAGGCGTTGAAAACCTCGATGTTTTTGTAGACACCACTCTTTCTGACAAGTCGGTCCAGCCGGTGCTGCTTGACAGTGCAATGAATGCTGGTAAAAATGATGTGATCTTTTTTCAGAATGCATTTGATCTGGGAAAATGGAAACCAGTGAAGAGTAATGATACCTTAACATACAATAGAGTGGTGCCGGAATTCCGCATTCAGCATTTTTTCAGATTGGAGCATAGAAATTACCGGTTTAATGATGCTGCAATAGACAGCGATTACTATTCAGTGGTTTATAAAGATTCAGTCAAAACGCGCGACACCATTAAGTATGCCTGTTACAGCAATGAATTGCGATTTCGTATGCTTCAAAGAAGGAGTGGTGTGCTGAGAAATTTTTCAGCAGATGCCTTTTTCCACCATGATCTTTACAACATACAATCAGACCTTGGAGATGAACAAATTCAAAATGGAATCAGTGGCATCGTATTAAACAGGTTGACGCCTCCTGATTCATTACGCAATTTTAAATTTGTTTTCCGACTTTCCGGTGAGCTTAATCTTATAGATAGAAATCAAGGCGATTACCGTTTGTATTTTCAGAGCGGATTTCAAACTGCTGGTGCAAGTGTTCTTACGATTGAACTACAGCAATCCTCTAATCATCCGACCTATGTGCAACAAAACTATTTTTCAAATCATTTCAAATGGGACAACAACTTCTCTGCATTTCAAACTTCTGTTGCTACTGTTGCCTGGTTGCAGAAAAAGTGGAGGCTTAAGTTATCTGCACAATATTTCAGCGTAAGCAATTACATCTACTGGAACAGGGAAGCACTTCCTTCACAATTTAATGGCACACTTCAGGGATATGTTTTTTTCTTGCAGAAGGATTTTAGTTTCAAGGGATTTCATTTCGACAATGAGCTGCAATACCAATTATTCAACAATGACACTATTATCAGCTATCCGCAATTTTTTTCCCGGCACAGTCTTTATTTTCAGAACCGTTTGTTTAAAGGCGCTTTAACCAGCAAGATTGGTATTGATGTCCGCTATAATTCTGATTATTATGCGCCTGCATATATGCCGGAAACAGGCCAATTCTATCAGCAGCATCTGGGTTACCTGCACTATTATCCTGTGGCTGATTTGTTTATCACCATACAAATAAAGGGCGTCAGGGCTTTTGCAATGTTTCAGAATATTAATAAAGATCTTTTTGCACCTGGATATTTTTCCGTTTATCGGTCGCCGATGCCTGATCGTTCGTTCAGGCTGGGGTTAGAATGGCGCTTTTGGAATTAGCTGTTTTTTGATGATCCTTCTACCCGGTTTCTATTTAGGAGCATGATCATCCTCCTCTTCATCAATACCAAATTCAGGATCAAGATCACCTTTTAATACGGCCATAAAGACACAGCCGGGTGTTCCGTCAATTACCCGAAAATAAATCTGGTAATAACCATCTGCATCAGGTGTGTAGAATAAATTAATTTGTCCCTTATCCAGTTCAGTTACTTTGTATAGGTACTCTAACTGAATTCCATAATGATCACGAATTTCAATTGCCGTTGCCTCCACATTGTTGTCTGCTACCAGCAGAATGGCATATTGCCTGCCGCCTTCAAGTTCTACGCTTTTTCTTATAATATCATTTGATGAAAGTAATTGGCTCCATTCATTTTGCGGGTCATAGTTACCATAGCTTCTGGTAGTTTTTAGCAAATCATAGCTTGCATATGTCTTCTGATCCATGCATTGAAAACTTCTTTTGTTCTGACTCACCTGGCCGCAAAGATTCAGTGTGTCGGCAACGCAAAAAAGCAAGAGCAGTGGAAACAATGTAGTAAGACGGTACATCATCGCGGCAAAGATAGTAGAAGGCTGATTAGGTTTTCTGCTTTTTCTTTTTTGCTGCCGGGAAAAGCACATTGTTCAGAATTAATCTATAACCGGGTGAGTTGGGATGCAAAGCGAGATCAGTAGGAGGGTCACCCACCTGGTGTTGATAATCTTCCGGATCATGCCCGCCATAAAAGGTCCAGGTTCCATTGCCATATTCACCATGAATATAACGTGCTTCACCTGCCGCTTTATTTTCACCCATAACAAGCACAGTTGGCTTAATCACTTCATTCCTGAATGAAGTGGTTTGTCCCATAAATCCTTTGATGGTTTTTGTATGGTCCTGGCAAAGCATGGTTGGAACAGGATCCCATTTTGCAGAGAATTCAAACAGGGTAAAATAATCCTGATCCATTGGAACCCGTCTTGAATTGGTGGCATCAATATTTGAAAATTCATATTGAAGCGGGTCTCTTACTAGCAGGAAATTCTGAAACGCAAAACTTTTTGAAAAATCAAGTTTTGATTGTGCGCCGGGATCTGCAGGGTCACCATCATACATGCTTTCACAAATATCAAGGCCTTCTGCAGCCAGGGCGATGTCATAGGAATCGGTGGCTGAACACATAGCAAACATAAAACCTCCCCCTGCTACAAAGTCCCTGACCTTATCAGCAACAGCCAGCTTTAATTGGGAAACCTTATTAAAACCCCAACGGGCAGCAGTTTCGCCATCCGTTCTCACATCATTTTGATACCAGGCTGCGTTAGAATAAGCGGCATAAAATTTTCCAAACTGCCCTGTAAAATCTTCATGGTGCAGGTGAAGCCAATCATATAAAGCAAGTTTTCCCTGTAACACTTCATCATCATAAACGAGATCGTATGGAATTTCGGCATAGGTGAGGACGAGGGTTACCGCATCATCCCATGGCTCTTTTGTTTTAGGGGAATATACCGCTATTTTAGGAGGCTTCTCCAGTTTTTCAATATCCTGGTTTACTTCCGGGCTTGCAATACCTGAAAGAATAATATTGTATTGGGCATCCGGTACAATTTCATAAGTAACACCCCTTACTACACATTCATTTTCTGCTTCCGCGAAATAGGGAATTGCAAAGCTGCCACCTCGATAATTGAGCATCCAGTCAACGGTAACGTTTTTGTTCAACACCCAGTAAGCGATGCCATAGGCTTTGAGATGGTCCGCCTGTTTGGAATCCATTGGCAACAACAGCATGGAAGCATTAGAAAAATTAAAACATAAAAGGAGAGCGAATAGAAAAATTATCTTTTTCATGTTTCGAAATTAGTTCATTTTATGAAAACGCCGGATTTCCAATTTCAGGTATCTGACGACTTCATGTAATTGTTATTTTGTAAAGTAAGAAAGTGTTGAAAGAAATTCTGCCGCAGC includes these proteins:
- a CDS encoding asparagine synthetase B yields the protein MKKIIFLFALLLCFNFSNASMLLLPMDSKQADHLKAYGIAYWVLNKNVTVDWMLNYRGGSFAIPYFAEAENECVVRGVTYEIVPDAQYNIILSGIASPEVNQDIEKLEKPPKIAVYSPKTKEPWDDAVTLVLTYAEIPYDLVYDDEVLQGKLALYDWLHLHHEDFTGQFGKFYAAYSNAAWYQNDVRTDGETAARWGFNKVSQLKLAVADKVRDFVAGGGFMFAMCSATDSYDIALAAEGLDICESMYDGDPADPGAQSKLDFSKSFAFQNFLLVRDPLQYEFSNIDATNSRRVPMDQDYFTLFEFSAKWDPVPTMLCQDHTKTIKGFMGQTTSFRNEVIKPTVLVMGENKAAGEARYIHGEYGNGTWTFYGGHDPEDYQHQVGDPPTDLALHPNSPGYRLILNNVLFPAAKKKKQKT